The window ACCAGtatatattttgtttctatCCAGACAATAAACAGCAGCACAGACTCTGCACAATGCAGTCACGGGGTTGTTTAACTTGCCAGTTTCAGTGGTGTCTGGCTGAGCTAAGCTGAGCTAAGCTGAGCTGAGCAATAAGGAAATGCCGGCTGCATCCTTTGAGCATCCTTTGAGCATCCTTTGAATATCCTTTGAGCCTTTCTCTGGGGCCTTCACATGCAAAAGCTAAACTTTATTCTTCATTTGTCTTGGTTGTGTTCAAAAAGCTGCTTcaagtgagaggaggaggggaatcAGGAGGCGGAGTGATCAATTATGTGCACTAATTAAATGGACTTTGTCAGTGTTGTCAGAATGATCCCGCTAACTCTGGAATCACTTTTATGTCCATGTTATTCAAATGAATCTGTACGCATTTCATATACCTCTTGGCCCATATATATGATATGTGATATAGATATGTGATATCTATAAATATTCAGCTTTGTAAAGATATTCAAAAGAACATAAAACAGACTGATCTacagtattttaaaaatatgtctCCACTTGACACATAGAAAAGCTTAAAAATGaacagtgctgctgctgacatATTTCTCCCAACAATAAGGCTATTCATGGGGAGTTTTgagtgatataaaaaaaatgaatttacatGCCTGAGGGGATAGATCATAATTCATCAAATGAAGTGAACGTTTTTCAGACGTGTTTTcactcctttttctttttcttttgcttcGGTTTTAGCAATTATTCTTGTGCTGTACATTTAATTTCCCTGCTTGCTTTTGTAAAgcatgtttgaaaaatgctacAGTTTTTTGTTGCTTATAGAGTTGAGAATACATTTCTGCAGCTTAACACACATCCATTGTCTTTAAAGGACTAAGGACTTTTAGTCATTATCCGCATgtcacaaacatgttttttcttgtCTCGTGAGAATGATCGAATCAGTGACAGACAACTGAAGGCACAGAGTCAATACAGCATTGATCGTCTGATTCTTACAAGAGTGATTTTCTTCTCTACATTGCCATATTGAAAGTCATTGCTCTGGATGGATTGGTAGGCCCTGTGCAGCTTCCAGGCAATACCGAAATAGGTGAAGAGGATGACCAGACAGGGGAGGAATGTGCAGAGTACAGACAGAGTCGTGATGAAGGTGGAGTGGTTCAGGGACTCCCCATAGCCGGTCCAGTCTATCGAGCAGGCGAATCCGAACGGCTCTGGCCCGTAGCTGCCCCAGCCCAGCAGAGGAAACAAGGCCCACAGGCTTGCGTACAGCCAGATCGCACTGATCACTATACTGATGGTTCTCCTCTGGAACTTGACACCTGcgcataaaacacattttaaattcagtttAGTCAGTTATATGTACTACTTTGCACTGCAGTCTGTGCTATCTCTTGTTATAAGCAGCCTCTTTCAGAGGCACAGCATGTAATGAGGAGTCTGATACGTGCTGAAGTGACAGCGGTGCGGAACCATTACAGTTCCGTCAGAGACACATGAAGAAATTTGCCGTTAGAATTGACAGAAAAGGTTCTGCTCTTTGAGTGAAGAATCGGAGCAGTAATGAGGATTAATGGAGAGCTCATCCCCACACAAACACGAACATTAGATCGAAGTTAAATCAACAATGCCAAAAGCTAAGCACATAAGGAGGAGGTTGTTGGGATGGTGGAAGGAGCTGGAGCAGCATGGCATGAGCATATCAACAGTGATATGTGTCAGGTTATGCAACTCGGTTACGTCAAGTGccaatgtttttaaatttttgcaTTCTACGACATCCTTACCTCGCAAATGTGGAAAGATCATGTTCACAGCAAATACATGATGGTTAAGGTATAGCTAGGGTTAGGCAACTAAAATACTTGGttgtggttacagctgatgacTGAGCCAGTGATTGCGGAGCTTGGATGAAACAGCTGATGCCAAAAAGTGTGAATAGAGTGATCTGCCTTAAAAACttaacttaaagctgaagtagacgtgattggagcaaatatgattaaaaaagttatttttataaaacggtcgctatatccagACAGTAGTACATTttcaggtaacctgaaaaaaatcatgtgcctctgtctcctccggtgcttctaggggcatctgcaagatttcacataccggagggaAACAAGCAGtgaagagctgatctgaggtccgctgtccagctgccgcctatgagagccggctgccAATCCCTcccaaactccgaccaaacggtcaaactaggccgtgctgatcaaatatgaatcgatattatgttacgttaatgcctgtttctcacttcaaatgttttcagaatcatcttgtagtgtactgtttagagCTGAGTGGGTTTTTCAGGGCTAATTTGGGAGCTGTATGCAGGCTGCCTCCTATTGTTATGAACTCACAATAATCAATTGTGTAAATAACTTTCGATTCAAAGCTCCCTTTTGGGTTTACTGGCATCAGCGTGCCTCCCAACAGCGCTCTGATCAGCCATAACCATATCAATTTACACTTATaattaagaataagaataatataatttcatgatattgtttttatatctcCAACTACTGATCTCAATCACATCAAAGAGGTGTGTGGTTAAAATCGCGTTAAATTGCAGGAATTCactgcattttatatttttttcggaGTGTGATTTGCTTATGATTTTGGTTCAGTGCTAACATGTAGCTTTGTGTGCTTATCACTTGTGGCTGGCTAATTGCAGAAAGAAACTTCCTTAAATGATTCTGTTATTATCCTTTCATACAGTAATGCTGTGCTTGTGGCAAGCAATGCAGGCTGCTACGGCATTCAGAGGTTGTGAGGCTACTTCCCAGCTGAGGCACCGAGGTCTCATGGGCTCCTATATGCGTACAAATGGGCTGAACAATACTGTATCTATACAGTGCTTTATGGTAAGAAACAAGATACACTTAATTTGACAGCAAAGCCAATTTCCTTACAGAATATgccatatgtactgtataacaTTACTAAATGACGAGAACAAATGAACCTCAGGCCAAATGTCAGTTATGGCATCAGTTGTATCTATTATTCAGCAGACTATGCTGTGTGAACTGCTTGTTTGTGATCCTATTAAAACCGACTCCCTGACCAGAATGAAACCCTCAGTGAGTGGAGGGATGAAAGAAGACGGCACCCCCCAAAAAAGCCGAACAAAGGTTTGACCGGGAGTGAGCAGATCAATAAATCATTGGTATAAAGATCAAACGTTTTACTGATTGCTGAATTACATTTGACTCTGGCACGGTAAAGTGCTGAGCCTCATCAATAATCCTTGTCAATACACTGGCAAGGTTTATGATTGATTAACCATAAATCAGAAGGTAAATCCCTGTGGCCTTTGACGAGATGGACTGCTTACTTTAAACATTGATTTCAACTGGTATTCATTTAAAAAGTGCTCTGATCTATAAATCCCATGTGAGATACCTGTCATGGGTGGACTTCCTGTTACCAGGTACCTGACCATCCCCAACACAGCCAGTGTCATGATGCTGGTTACGCTGAAGATCATGCCCATCAGGCCGTAGTAGAGGCAGGACGTGTCGCCTCCGATCCAGGCGTGGTTAAAAGCCGAAGCGATGGACAGAGGATACATACTGAGGGCCATGCCGATGTCCGTCACGGCCAAGTTCACCGTCAGCAGCTCGGGAGCTTTGAGCAGGGCGGCGCGACGAGCTGCGTTGACCAGGACTGCCGTGTTCCCAAAGATAGACAGGATAGctgcaagagagagaaacaagaaaAGTGGCATCTCAAAACAACACTTAATTAACTAATCCCTGTAGAGAGAGTTACTTGACCCCACTCATCGGTGGAGGTCAAAAGGCAGTGTCAGCAACAGAACAACCACTCTGGATGCTTCAGTGGGAAAAATGTCCAGATGGAGCTCTAGTGAAAAGAGGTTTTGAGTGCATGTAGAGCCAATGATCACTTGGGAGACAATGCGTCTCAGCTTCTCTTTGCAATTATGTTACTCAAACAATCAGAAGCTAATTCTATAAAACTTCTGTACAGCATTTACATCTGATCTGAATACCAATAGAATTATGAGCAGTAATTGCATCACATCAATATCCTATAATTATGTTCTCTCAGCCCATTTCCTCCCTTTTCATCTATTGGTAAGAGACAAAGCAGTTATTAATTGACCTCGATTCAActtctgttttgtgtttatcGCCTGGAACAAGAGAttaattaatgtaatgtaaaacaaatgtaCCCTAGTAATCTGATCAAACACCTTCAGCAGTGATTTATAGCATGCAGCAGCCGAGAGAGTGGGTTGCCGTTCAAGTTATTTAttgtcatatgcacaacaattacagagaagcagTTGTTGCCAATGAAAATCTTAGATCTCAGGCTTCCTTCAACGATGCTCATTAAATATCTatagaaaggggaaaaaaacacacgcaagtaaaaaaaagagaatctatgacataaaatagtgcaagttaaaatatagggataaaatataacatatataaaagatgaaataaaatatgAGCACACACTTTTTGACCAATGGCAGTGTGTGCTGGTGACAACGGTCATCCATGGTGATTCATAGTGGTTCTTACAAAATAGATTTTCTTGCTATCAAATTCTGATGCTGCTCTCACCCTTCCACAACAAAGATCAGGATTCATTGGAGCATGTTGTTGAATCCACCAGTGATCATCACATGCTTACATTCTACATATTCTAAGTCTTCTATTCTTTACAGTACTGCTGCACCGAGCCGCTACatcaggggtctcaaactcgcggcccgcgggccaattgcggcccgcaagacgatattttgtggcccccaccttgatatgaaagtttaatgttagtgcggcccgcaaatttttttttttttttttataaagtttttttttttgggggcattttttcatttttattgacagcacagtggatagagtcttggaaaggggggagagagagagtggatgcggaaagggccacaggccggattcgaacccgagCCGCCGTGGtcaggaccaagtcttgttacatgggcgcccgctctaccaactgagctaaccaggcggCCTCGGCCCGCGAGAtttatgtgaatggcagtttgccgtggaaggtccctttgttgcgcgagcccgagctgaacgaacctaccaatcacagcggggtatatgcctcccgggggcgggcaatcggccgggcttgatgcaagcagagaaacatttcacaacaactgtggcggcgcccgtgtaacatcgcataagcttgattaaagcttgatttatacttctgcgttgaatcgacgccgtagcctgacgtgcacctctccagacatgtaactacacgtcgcggcgacgcagaccgcaacagctgtgattggtctagtctctcagcgatgctgagcggccaggaccaagttctacttctctctgcctccatcttttcaatgtttgttcacacaaatccactcagatatatgttctcttttcggcgttgcagtaatgtcagtaaaagttctgtggttcaacagttattagctccaactccgctcagtttctgtttgtagtacaagaagaagaaggaaactcatagagacgccgccgccaactagcggtttggtggtgtaattgcagagcaacacaaacacagcaggcacaactttattgcggagtgacaccaagtggaatgaatatatatcttgtctttttcaaagcctgcagtgaagagaaaggttggtgacgagcacagacaatttcaggaaaagtgggagacgcaatagaggccatgttcagaagaaccgttcatgttcttcaatgttccattcatgttcaggacagttcatgttcagaagaaccgttcatgttcagaagaacccattcaagttaaagaactgttaataatgacgtttgagaagattgttttttttttttaacaaagctttttttgtggaatacctgatgcggcccagcctcacccagactctgcctccagcggcccccaggtaaattgagtttgagaccactgcGCTACATGTAtgtccttcacacacacacacacacacactcacacccatCCCCCGGAGGCTGGCTGTCTGTGAGATGTTGAGGCTGGCCATTGTTCTTTACTGTTTCCCCTGGTGGGCCCATGCTACAACTGACACATTGCATAACTACTTCACTATATGTACCTATGCTGGCATTTTCAAACCTAACAAAGTTTTTTAGGCATGTTGTAGCATCCCTATAATATTGCTGGTTGCTTATCTGAATCTTTGCACTTGAATATTAGAGAAATTCTGATATTATAACAACACAATCAAAGGAATAGttagacattttaggaaatatgtTGTtggaagatcgataccactctcatacgTTAAATGTAAAGTAAATCAGTAAACAACCacatctgcctaccagcaccacTAAAACttactaaaaaacacattagtctgtttaaatatacaaaaactGAAGCGTAAAACCTACAATTGTGATTTGACAGGAAGCTTTTGTATTTGACTATTTCTTGGTTGGACTcagtaacaaacaaacaagatatactgtgttaattagtgagctttagggATGCTGGTAGTAACCTTAGTTAGAGCCAGGGTAGCCGTTTCCCCATGTTTTCATCCCTTGTGTTAAACTGTAACTGGCTGTacattcacatttacatttacagataTAAGACTGGTATCAATCTTCAACATTTAACTCTGGCATGAATGTTAATAAGTGtatatcccaaaatgtcaaatgattCCTTTGGGTGAGAGCTCACATgtatgatgaatgaatgaatgaatttcaCTAATTTCCCTACGGAgattaataaaggttaatcTCATCTATTTTATGTGCATTTGTCATGCATATTTGACCATAATTGCAGCATAAATATCATTCTGAATATGATAAACTGATGTTCAGTTTATTAGAAATTGTTCT is drawn from Sebastes umbrosus isolate fSebUmb1 chromosome 18, fSebUmb1.pri, whole genome shotgun sequence and contains these coding sequences:
- the opn8a gene encoding opsin 8, group member a, with translation MDDKYMSKLSPTVDFWTGMYLVIIAILSIFGNTAVLVNAARRAALLKAPELLTVNLAVTDIGMALSMYPLSIASAFNHAWIGGDTSCLYYGLMGMIFSVTSIMTLAVLGMVRYLVTGSPPMTGVKFQRRTISIVISAIWLYASLWALFPLLGWGSYGPEPFGFACSIDWTGYGESLNHSTFITTLSVLCTFLPCLVILFTYFGIAWKLHRAYQSIQSNDFQYGNVEKKITLMAAMISSGFLVAWTPYVAVSFWSMLHSQEQGRMNPFLTLLPCLFAKSSTVYNPFIYFIFQRASWHELLRLQRLMFCCSHQANSPADGGKLEGEMGKGSECTIFENGTDETCVGLMGAPGRQSGSQMMPLG